The genomic stretch CTCTTCTTCGTCGCCGGCTCGGTGAAGGACCGCTTCCACACCCTGGAGCTGTCCCGACTCGGCGGCCTGCTCCTCCAGGCGCCCCGCCTGGGCTGGATCCTCGGTTTCTGCGCCATGGCGTCGCTCGGGCTCCCCGGGCTCGCCGGGTTCTGGGGCGAGTTCCCCGTCATCCTCGCCGCCTACAGCCCCGCCGAAGGCCTGTCGGTCGAGCTGTTCCGCGGCTACATGGTCGTGGCCGCCGTCGGCACCGTGCTCGCCGCCGGCTACCTCCTCTGGATGCTGCAGCGAGCGGCGTTCGGCACCCCCAAGGAGGAGTTCGAGAAGGTCGACATCCACGATCTCCACTGGAACGAGTACGTGGCCTGGACGCCGATCCTCATCCTGATCGTGGTGCTGGGCGTCTACCCGACCCTGCTGTTCGGGATCACCGACGCCGCGGTGGGCACGGCCCTGGCCGCGCTGGGGGGCTGACCGATGGAGACCGTGCGATCGGCGTTCGAGACGCCGGTCATCGACTACCACGCCTTCGCCCCCGAGCTGGTGCTGCTCGGGGTCATCGTGGTGCTGCTGCTGATCGACCTGCTGTTCGAGGAGCGGGTCCGCTGGGCGACCTCCACCGTCGCCGGCATCGGCCTGATCGCCGCCATGGTCCCCGTGCTCACCCTCGCCGTCGACGGCGCCGACCGCGGCATGTTCAACGGCGCCTACATGGTCGACAACTTCGCGCTCGTCCTCAAGGCGCTGTTCCTCGTCGCCGCGCTGATCACCACGCTCATCGCCACCGACTACATCGCCGACGGCGACTACTACGTGGGCGAGTTCTACTTCATGGTGCTGTGCTCGGTGCTGGGCATGATGGTCATGGCCTCGTCGCGCGACCTCATCAGCATCTTCATCGCCCTCGAGCTCCTCTCGATCCCCGCCTACCTGCTCGCCGGCTGGCGGAAGCGGGACCTCCGGGGCAACGAGGCCTCGCTGAAGTACTACCTCCTCGGCGTGTTCGCCACGGCGGTGATGCTTTACGGCATGTCGCTGGTGTTCGGCATGACCGGCACCACCATCCTCACCGAGATCGGCGACGCCCTCGCCGCCGGTGAGGGCTCGGCCCCGATCGTCACCCTCGGCATCGTCTTCGTGATCGTCGGCTTCGCATTCAAGATCTCGGCCGTCCCGTTCCACACCTGGGCGCCCGACACCTACGAGGGCGCGCCGACCCCGATCACCGCCTTCCTGTCCGTGGCCTCCAAGGCGGCGGGCTTCGTCGCCCTCATGCAGCTGGTCTTCATCGGCTTCCTCGGTCGTGACGACGTCTGGCAGCCGATGTTCTGGGTCCTGGCGGTGCTGACCATGACGGTCGGCAACCTCATCGCCCTGCGCCAGACAAACATCATCCGCCTGCTCGCCTACTCGTCGGTGGCCCA from Acidimicrobiales bacterium encodes the following:
- a CDS encoding NADH-quinone oxidoreductase subunit N, whose protein sequence is METVRSAFETPVIDYHAFAPELVLLGVIVVLLLIDLLFEERVRWATSTVAGIGLIAAMVPVLTLAVDGADRGMFNGAYMVDNFALVLKALFLVAALITTLIATDYIADGDYYVGEFYFMVLCSVLGMMVMASSRDLISIFIALELLSIPAYLLAGWRKRDLRGNEASLKYYLLGVFATAVMLYGMSLVFGMTGTTILTEIGDALAAGEGSAPIVTLGIVFVIVGFAFKISAVPFHTWAPDTYEGAPTPITAFLSVASKAAGFVALMQLVFIGFLGRDDVWQPMFWVLAVLTMTVGNLIALRQTNIIRLLAYSSVAQAGFMLVPFAVAGELDAGPAGAISAVVTYLLIYTAMNLGAFAVVMTVARKTRSGEIESFGGLFTYAPGLTVVMTIFLFALAGIPPLAGWYAKFVVFRVLFDALTPAAVVLGVIVGVNSVIALFYYANVARQMWMAPVPDGDTMPVKVTPSLTAALGLCVVATVIIGIVPGVIARFGDLALFAALP